TGGATCGACGCCGCGTTCGTGGACTCGCTGCCCGAACCGGCGCGTCCGATGTTCCACCGGTGGTTCGAGCTGATGCGGTCGCGCGGATGACCGCCCAATGCGGCTTGACAACTCGCCTGGCGGGGTCTATGCTTCCTCACGCCAGCAGGCATGCCTGCCGCCCGAATGCGGAGAGATGCGGGAGCGGCTGATCCGGCGTGACTGGAAATCACGTGTGGGGGCAACCTCACCGAGGGTTCGAATCCCTCTCTCTCCGCCATCAGAACTTCTTCCGCGCCACGATGACCTGACGCCGCGCCGTGTGATCGTACGGCGTTCCCGACAGATGCCCATACGCTTCCGCCTCGGCGAACCCGCAGTCGAGCGCCAGGTCTTTGAGCTCCTTCGCCGAATAGAGCCGATGCCCCAGGTCGTAGTCCGACCGCTTGCCGTCGCGGATGATCGACCACGTGTTCTCGATCCACGACCAGTCCTGGCAGACGCGCCGCTCTTGGAGCAGGACGACCGGCACGCCATCGGTTGTCGTCTGCTCCCAGTCGCGCCGACGCTGAATCGGCTCACGTCCGTCGCCGTCGCGCACTCGGAGCCGGTTCCCGATCGCGCGAAGCCGCTCGCGGCGGAGTCGTATCTCAAGTCGGTCGAAGGCGTCGAGTGGGTCGCGGGATTCCTCAAGGACGAGGCGGGAGCCGAGTACCTCTACATCGTCAACCGGAACCTGCGCGCGTCGGCGGCTCTGACGCAGGAGTTCGATGGGAGTGTGCGAGGTGTCGAAGCCGTTTCGCGCGGGAACGCGAGCGATGCGGCGGTGTCATTCGCGGGCGGACGCGCGACGGCGACGCTGGCGGCCGGAGACGCGGTTCTCCTGCGCGTCGCGCGTTGACGCAGCGCGTCACGACCACTCATCGGTGAGACGGATAGCTAGTGGTCAGTTACTTTGGAGACGTCGTCTTCCCCCCACCTCAATCCTCCCCCACGCTTCGCGGGGGAGGAGGCTATGTCCCCTCCCCCTTGCATGGAGGAGGGTTAGGGTGGGGGTTGGACAAACCGACAATTCACTGTCACTGACCACTAGAACCGCCGGAACTGGGCGTTAGGCTTCCTGTCGACGCGCCGGGCGCGTTCGTCGATGCGCCAGTAGACCATCCCCGCCTCGAACGGATCGAGCGTCTCCGGCAGGATGGTGTAGGCGTCGAAGACGGCTCCCGTGAGGTCCGTCTGGGTCAGGTCCGTTTCGCGAAGGTCAGCCCGTTGGAGAAACGCTCCGCGCAGGTCGGTTCCCTTGAGCCGGGCGTCTTGCAGGCGCGCCATGCGGAGGTCCGCCTGGGACAGGTCAGCGCCTTCGAGCTTCGCGCCGCGCAGATCGGCTCCGAACAGGTTGGCGCGGTAGACCTGAGCGCCGGTGAGGTCGGCTTCGCCCAGGTCGGTTCGGTAGAAGCTGGCGTATTCGAGCGTCGCCCCCGCCAGATTTGCGCCGTGCAGATTGGATCGTGACAAGACGACGTTCGAGAGATCGGCTCCAGCGAGCTTGGTGTCGGGAGCCGACGTGCGACGCATGACATCGCCCGGAAGCACGCGCCGCTTCCCCGCCACGGTCGTTGCCGCGCATCCTGCCGATACTCCAACGGCGACGATGAGTGCGCCGATCACGAAGCTGCGCATCGTCGAACCCTCCTGAACCTGCGGTGATTCCTGCGGCGGACTTGACGGGTTCCCAAAGCCCTGCGATGCTCGGGGCGCGTTTCCGACCAGCCGGCACATCCCGAGGAGCCGTGGATGCCCCAGGGCGATCTGTTTCCCAGCGAAGCCTCGCCGACCCGCGATGACGTAACGGGCGTCGTCGTCTGGCAGATGACGCGCCAGGCGTCCGTCCACCACAACCTCTACTTCCTGACACCCTCGATGACGCCGGACAGCCGCCACGTCGTCTTTACATCATACCGTACGGGGGAACCCAACTTCTTCATGGCGCGGTTCCCCGACGGCGATCTCGTCCAGTTGACAGACGAATCGGGCATCCACGGATACTCGGGAACGCTCTCCGATGACGGGCTGACGCTCTACTACACCTGCGGATCGCGCGTGCGAGCCCTCGACATCGTGACGTTGGGAACGCGCACGCTCGCCGACTACGACGGCGGACAGCTCGGCGAATGCAGCCTGAACGCCGATGGGTCGCTGATCGTGACCGCGATGAAGCGCGACGGACGCGCCCGGATCGCTGTCACCCGCACCGACGGCTCCGGCGGCGATGTCATCCACGAGTCCCCGCGCACGATCATCCATCCGCAGTTCCACCCGACCGATCCGACGCTCATCGAGTACGCCGGCGATCCCGCGCCGCGCATGTGGATAATCCGCGCCGACGGCTCCGAGAACACCCTCCTGTGGGAGCACGACAACGACGAGTTCCTCGTCCATGAGACGTTCCTGCCGGGAACCGACGACCTGATCGTCGTCCGGTGGCACTACGCCCTCCAGCGGTTCTCGCTGAGAACGCGGCAGATGAGCGCCATCGCGGCGTTCAACGCGTGGCACATCGCCCCGACACGCGATGGGCGGTTCGTTCTCTGCGACACGGCGCACCCCGACATCGGGCTGCAGATCGTCCACGTCGGGACGGGCGAGCGGCGGACGCTCTGCCACCCGCGAAGCTCCAACGGCGGAACCCAGTGGCGCAAGAACCGGTACGCGCTCGCGGAAGACTTCGCCGCCGCGTCGAAGGCGGTCGCGGACGAGCGGGGCAGAAGCCTGTCGTGGATGGAGATGAAGATCGAGCCGGTCTACGGGCCCCAGTGGTCGCATCCGCACCCGTCGTTCTCGACGGACGAACACTACGTCGTCTTCACGTCGGATCGGACGGGTCAGGCGCAAGTCTACATCGCGGGGATACCCGACGGCTTCTTCGAGGCACTGGCTCGCACGGCAGAAGGAGATCGCCAATGATTCGCGCTGCATTGGCGCTCGCGGTACTCGTCGTGCCGTGTGCGATGGCATCTGAGACGATCGTCCGCGACCGGAACGCGCTCCAGGCTGCCGTCGCGTCCGCGAAGCCCGGCGACCGCATCCTCATCGCGCCGGGAACCTATGAAGGCGGGCTCTACTTTCGCGGCGTGACCGGCGAGCCTGGGAACCGCATCGTCATCGCCGCGCTGGACTCGACGAACCCGCCGGTGTTCGACGGCGGGGGACAGGCGATGCACATCGCCGGAGCGTCGCATCTGGAGCTCCGCGACCTCGTCTCGGCGAACATGACCGGCAACGGCTGGAACCTCGACGACGGCGGGAACTTCGGTTCCGCGCGCGATATCGTCCTGAGCGGCATCCGCGTCCGCGACGTAGGGCCCGAAGGCAACCGGGATGGCATCAAGCTGTCGGGACTGAACGGCTTCGTCGTCGAGAACTGCGTCGTCGAACGGTGGGGAACCGGCGGGTCGGGGATCGACATGGTGGGCTGCCACAACGGTTTGATAGCCGGCTGCCGTTTCGAGACGACGCCGACGCAGACGAGCGAGGGCGTCCAGATGAAGGGCGGAACCGCCGATGTCGTCGTTCGCGGGAACCGGTTCGTCAACGCGGGAAGGGGCGTGAACATCGGAGGAAGCACGGGCTTGGAGTTCTTCCGTCCGGCGCTGAATCTCGACGGGAGCATGGAGAACTCCGAGGCGCGCGCGATCGTCGTCGAGGGCAACACGTTCATCGGGAGCGGTGCGGCGGTCGCGTTCGTGGGTGTCGACAGGGCGGTCGTGCGATACAACACGATCTACCGCCCGGGTCGGTGGGCGCTTCGCATCCTACAAGAGAACCGCAGCGAGACGTTCGTGCCGTCGCGGAACGGCGTGTTCGAGCGCAACCTGATCGCCTTCCGGTCGGACGCTTGGGCGTCGAGCGGGGTCAACATCGGACCGAACACGGCTCCGGAGACGTTCCGGTTCGCGTCGAACTGGTGGTACTGCCTCGATGCCCCGGCAAGGAGCCACCCCGACCTGCCGACGGAGGAGGCACACGGGACGTACGGTGTCGATCCGGCGCTCGCGGACCCGGAAGCCGGCGATTTCGCGCCGAAGGCAGGAAGCCCCGCTGCCGGGGTCGGGGCTCACGCGCTGCCGTCGAAAGCGACGCCCTAACTCGCGGGTAAGCCGACCCGCTCACGCAGAGCCGGGAACGCGTCCTCGACGCTCTGGTGCTCCGAGACGCGCGTCATGCCGTGCTTCCCGCACAGGGCGATGTAGTCGAGAACCAACTGCTTCAGCTCGTCGCCTTCGAGCCCGCCCGCGTCGATCAACGCCCGATACGCGGCGATGGAGCCCTTCTCGACGCGCATCCGCGCGTCGTCGCTGTCGGCTTCCCCCAGCGCCGACGCCCACAGGTCGAACGCCCGTCGCGCCGTCTCGGGATTCAGCCCGACGTCCTCCGGCTTCGGGAAGCAGCCCGGATGCACGCCCTTCGATCCTGCGTTGTCGTGGAGCCAGTTCACGTACTCCAGGACGCGGTCCGCCGCCGCGCCGTAGTGGAGCCGCACGAACTCCTCGCACACCGCGCGGTCGTCCAGCGACGGGTTCCACAGCATCCGCGAGATGAGGTGGTTCCGCAGGTCGCACATCTCGCCGGAGCGCCCGTTTCCGTTCGCCTGCATGAAGATGCCCTTCGCGCCGTTCCGCAGGAAGTAGCGCACGTTGGGTCCGATGCTCCGCAGATTCGGGAAGGGCAGGTCGTAGAACCGGAAGTTCGTGTTGTAGTTCCAGACCCAGATGTCGTCGCTCACCTCGCCCCACTCCGCCATGTCGCGGCAGAACGCGCGGTTCGTCTCGCAATCGGGATCGTCGATGGCGTGGAGCGTGCAGCACTCGATCGAGCAGAGCTGAATCTGGACATTGTGCTGGGGACGCATCGTCTTGGGGCGTTGGCGCGTGTACCAGTAGGCGAGCGTTCCCACCTTCGCGTCGGGATGGCGCTCCTCGATGAGCTCCGCGACGGCGTTCACGAACTGGAGGTTCGAGCCCATCGGCGTTCCCTCCCGCTCGTTGACCGCCTCGCACGCCTCGCAGTGGCAGTAGCGGTTCGTGTCCGCCTGGCTGACGCTCACGTTCTTGATGCCCGGATGCGAATCGAGATACGCGATGGCGGAACCGGCGGCGATCCGCACGATGTCGGGGTTCGTCACGCAGAGCTGGGGTCCGCCGCCGTGCGTCTCCGTATCGCGTTTCCCGTCCACGACCGCGTAGTACTCCGGGTGCGACTCGCCGTACTGGTCGTAGGGAACCAGCCAATGGAACGAGTGGTTGATGAGCTGCTGGCGGACTCTCCCGCCGAGTCGCGGTTCGTCGCTCACGGTGTTCACGCGCAGCCGCGCGGCGAACGCCGGTTCGTCCGAGTTCTCCCGGTAGTAGCTCCACCGGAACGCGAAGGGCGTCGCGTAGGCGTGTTCCCCGCACGGAATCGACACGCCCGACGCGTCCGGGATGTGCTCGTGATCGACCGTCAGGAACCGCACGCCCAGGTACTGCTCAGCGAACTCGTAGACCGCGTAGAGGACGCCGCGCGGCAAGCCGCCCGCCAGGACGATCGCGTCCGGCGCGACCTGGAGGCGCACGCCCTCCTCGCCCAGCGATGCGTCCTCCGACCCGTGGACGCGTATCTGCCGGCTCGACTCCGGCGCGTTTTGCCGAACCTCCAGCCGCAAGCCAGCCGACGCTTCGAGCAGACGCTGAAGCTCCTCGGCGGCGTAGGTCTCCGACGGCGACGCGTCCTTCCGCGTGCAGATCGTCCAGCCGCGCAGCTCCGCGACCGGAATCGAACGGTTATCTGCGCTCACGCGATGTCTCCTCTCTGCGAGTGTCGCTCTACGCCGTGACGGTGATGATGCCGCGCTCTCGCCGTAGGACGGCGTCGTAGAACCGCATCGTGCCGACGCAGTCACGAATGCTGGCGACCGGCTCCCTGCCCTCGCGGATCGCGGTCGCGAACTCCGTCAGGCTGAACCCGTCGCCGGTGAGCTCCCCGTTGCGCTGGTCGGAGTAGTTGTCTGTGAACCGGTTCCCGTCCTGCGTGTAGTGCTCGATTGCCCAGAGCCCGTCGAGGACGAGGTACTCGCCTTCGCCGGTGATCTCGATCCGGTCGTAGTTCCGGCTCCAAAGGCGCTGGCTGTTGAGCTGCATCGTCCCGACCGCGCCGTTGACGTACTCGACGGCGCACGCGAACGATCCCTGCCCGTTGATGTCGTTGTGGAACGTGGAGACCGTGGCGACCTCGCCGACCAGATGGCGCGCCAGGTCGAAGTGGTGGATGGCGAAGTCGAGCAGGTAGGTTTCCAGCGACGGGTACTTGCCGCTGCAGAACGAGAAGTGCGCCTGGGAGATCTTCCCGAAGGTCGGTGTTGCCATGACCTTGCGGGCTTCGCGCGCTCCGAGGCTGAATCGCCGCTGGAAGTTCACCATGAGCGTCTTGCCCGTGCGCGCCGACGCCTCGGCGAGTTCCTCCGTCTCCGCCAGCGACGGAGCCGGCGGCTTCGGCGTGATGACGTGGAACCCAGCTTCGAGCGCGTCGCGGACGAGCCCTTGCCGCGCGGCGGGCCCCATCGAGATGATGAGCGCCTCGATGTCCTCCGCCTCGACCATCTTCCGCCAGTCGGTGTACCACCTGCCCGACCCGAACTTCCCGGCGGCGGCGCGCGCACGGGCTTCGTCCATGTCCGCCACCGCCTGCAGCAGAACCGGAGCCATGTGGAGCGCGGGGTAGATCGTGTGGCGGGCGAATCCGCCGGCTCCGATGGATCCAACGCGGAGCGGGTCCATATCTGCCTCCTCGTCGCGTGCGTCGGTATCCGGTCGTTCCGGTCGCCTAGCATACGCGGGATCGACGCCGGAGTGAAACCGCCTGCAGCGCCACGCGTCCTCCATCCGTCGCTCCCGCGAGCACGGGAATGACGAGTGGAGGAGCGCTTGACAGGAGGCGCGCCGTCACGTCCAATGCCTCACGGGGCCGGCTCGCACGATCAGGAGAGGAGACCCACGATGGCAGCACCCGTCAGTATCGGCATTGCGCGCGCGGACATCACGCCGCCCGTCGGCATCCCGATGGTCGGATTCGCTGGGCGCGGCGTCTCGACCGCCGTCCACGACCCCCTGCTGGCGACCGTCCTCGTCGCCTCGACGGACGACCGCACGCTGGTTCTCGTGACCAACGACCTACTCCAAGTGCGCGGCGAAACCGTCTGCGAGTACCGCGCCGCCATCGCCGCGACGACCGGGGCCGCCCCGGCGGACATCGCGATCTCCTGCGCCCACAACCACTACGGGCCCGACGTGGACCGCTCCGAGTCGCCGCTCGTGTCGACGTACCGCGAGCACGTCAAGCACGTCCTGGCGGGCGTCGCCTCCGAAGCGATGAGTCGGCGCGTTCCTGCCCGCATAGGGCTCGCGTGGGGCTCCTCCGACATCGGCATCAACCGGCGGGAACGTCGCCCGGACGGGGTCATCATCCTCGGCAACAACCCGGACGGTCCCGTCGACCGCGAGGTCGGGCTCGCCCGCATCGAGGACATGGACGGCAAGCCCATCGCCTGCCTGGCGAACTTCGCCTGTCATCCCGTCTGCCAGGGCGGTGGGCAGCGCGAGCTCTCCGCCGACTTCGTCGGTTCCGCCCGAGGCGTGTTCGAGCGGATCGCGGGCGTGCCGTTGCTCTACGTGCAGGGAGCCAGCGGCAACATCAACCCGATCCGCATGGAACCGACCTACGAACCGGCGCGCAGCCTCGGCGTGCGGCTCGGATGCGAGATCACGCGGCTCTGGGAGACCGCCAAGACGGAATCCATCGACGGACTCGACGCCGCGTCGCGCACCATCGACCTGCCGCGCTACCGCTACGGCTCCGAGGAACAGGCGCGCCAACTCCTCGACGAGCTCGACGCCCAAATCGCCCGAATGGAAGCCCAGGGCGGTTCCGAAGGCTCTCTCTGGTGGGCGAAGCTGCGACGCCAGCGCGCCAACGACGCCGTCGAAAGCTGGGCGGGAACGCGCGCCCTCGAACCGGTGTCCGCCGAGATGCAGGCGCTGCGGATCGGCTCCTTGACGATGGCGACGGCTCCTGCCGAGGTGTTCAACGAGAACGCGACGCTCGTCAAGCGCGAGTCGCCGACGCCCGGCGCGACCTTCTTCTCCGGCTACACGAACGGGTCGGTCGGCTACATCCCCACCCGACCCGCCTACGACGAGGGCGGCTACGAAGTGACCCACGCCTGCCAGGTCGATCCCGACGCCGGCGACCTGATGAACGAGGCGTCGCTGGAACTCCTGCGCCAAGTCGCCGCGTCTGTGTAGGCGGATCGGCGCGAGGAAGGAGCGGACACATGGGCTTTACCGGCATTCCCGTTCCGAAGGAACCGGTGCGCGTCGCCGTCGTCGGGGCGGGCAGCAGGGCGCGCGGGCAATCTCTGCCACTCTACCCGCACCTGGCGCCGTGGATCGCGCCGGTCGCGGACGCGCTCCGGCGGCAGTACGGCGTCGATCCGATGGACGTGGATGGCATGCTGTTGGTCAACTACGCGAAGCCGTGATCGCTCTACTTGAACCGGTGAAGGAACCACCCGTGAGCGTTCTGCCCACCGTCCCACTGGGACCCCATCGCATCAGCCGCCTCGTCATCGGCGACAACCCCATCT
This is a stretch of genomic DNA from Candidatus Poribacteria bacterium. It encodes these proteins:
- a CDS encoding pentapeptide repeat-containing protein, producing the protein MCRLVGNAPRASQGFGNPSSPPQESPQVQEGSTMRSFVIGALIVAVGVSAGCAATTVAGKRRVLPGDVMRRTSAPDTKLAGADLSNVVLSRSNLHGANLAGATLEYASFYRTDLGEADLTGAQVYRANLFGADLRGAKLEGADLSQADLRMARLQDARLKGTDLRGAFLQRADLRETDLTQTDLTGAVFDAYTILPETLDPFEAGMVYWRIDERARRVDRKPNAQFRRF
- a CDS encoding Gfo/Idh/MocA family oxidoreductase; its protein translation is MEDAWRCRRFHSGVDPAYARRPERPDTDARDEEADMDPLRVGSIGAGGFARHTIYPALHMAPVLLQAVADMDEARARAAAGKFGSGRWYTDWRKMVEAEDIEALIISMGPAARQGLVRDALEAGFHVITPKPPAPSLAETEELAEASARTGKTLMVNFQRRFSLGAREARKVMATPTFGKISQAHFSFCSGKYPSLETYLLDFAIHHFDLARHLVGEVATVSTFHNDINGQGSFACAVEYVNGAVGTMQLNSQRLWSRNYDRIEITGEGEYLVLDGLWAIEHYTQDGNRFTDNYSDQRNGELTGDGFSLTEFATAIREGREPVASIRDCVGTMRFYDAVLRRERGIITVTA
- a CDS encoding DUF4838 domain-containing protein — its product is MTASARCGSTTPSYGESAASSPSRRRATLAERRHRVSADNRSIPVAELRGWTICTRKDASPSETYAAEELQRLLEASAGLRLEVRQNAPESSRQIRVHGSEDASLGEEGVRLQVAPDAIVLAGGLPRGVLYAVYEFAEQYLGVRFLTVDHEHIPDASGVSIPCGEHAYATPFAFRWSYYRENSDEPAFAARLRVNTVSDEPRLGGRVRQQLINHSFHWLVPYDQYGESHPEYYAVVDGKRDTETHGGGPQLCVTNPDIVRIAAGSAIAYLDSHPGIKNVSVSQADTNRYCHCEACEAVNEREGTPMGSNLQFVNAVAELIEERHPDAKVGTLAYWYTRQRPKTMRPQHNVQIQLCSIECCTLHAIDDPDCETNRAFCRDMAEWGEVSDDIWVWNYNTNFRFYDLPFPNLRSIGPNVRYFLRNGAKGIFMQANGNGRSGEMCDLRNHLISRMLWNPSLDDRAVCEEFVRLHYGAAADRVLEYVNWLHDNAGSKGVHPGCFPKPEDVGLNPETARRAFDLWASALGEADSDDARMRVEKGSIAAYRALIDAGGLEGDELKQLVLDYIALCGKHGMTRVSEHQSVEDAFPALRERVGLPAS